The Pedobacter frigiditerrae genomic sequence CCCGATAAAATATTAGGAAGAATTAAAGAATACACCTCTAAACAGTTGGTTAAGGCAATAAGAGAAAATGGTCAAGAAAGCAGGAAAGAATGGATGCTCTGGATGTTTGAAAGAGCAGGTTCGAAAAGTAGTAATGTAAAAGGCATGCAGTTTTGGCAACACAATAATCAGCCAATAGAATTATGGAGTGCGGAGGTGATTGAACAGAAAGCAGATTATTTGCATAATAACCCAGTAGTTTCTGGTTTTATTAGCGAACCTTGGCATTGGAAATACAGTAGTGCAATAGATTATAGCGGAGGCAAGGGAATGATTGATATTGAATAT encodes the following:
- a CDS encoding REP-associated tyrosine transposase; this encodes MSRKYKFHNKEGLYFVSFATVNWIDVFVRPLYCDILVDSLNYSKPNLGLELYCWCIMPSHVHLIFRAKDNNPDKILGRIKEYTSKQLVKAIRENGQESRKEWMLWMFERAGSKSSNVKGMQFWQHNNQPIELWSAEVIEQKADYLHNNPVVSGFISEPWHWKYSSAIDYSGGKGMIDIEYL